From one Cyprinus carpio isolate SPL01 chromosome B3, ASM1834038v1, whole genome shotgun sequence genomic stretch:
- the LOC109073835 gene encoding mpv17-like protein isoform X1 has product MSFYSCGRLSMSGHCSFVPCPSTSFAKVTKVVLLNMVKSFFRRAKLLPWISNVTLYGCLFAGGDFVHQCVIAQREDMDWRHTRNVAIVALSFQGNFNYFWLRALEHRFPGRSAGMIFRKLLLDQTFASPLATSVFYTGVSFLEGKEDIFADWREKFFNTYKTGLMYWPFMQFLNFVLMPLYLRTAFMGCSAFLWATFLCFSRQSGDGTAAVALAWIMAPKKRLLARCTDEKK; this is encoded by the exons ATGAGCTTCTATAGCTGCGGGCGTCTGTCAATGTCAGGTCACTGCAGTTTTGTTCCCTGTCCATCGACATCATTTGCAAAGGTTACGAAGGTTGTCTTGTTGAACATGGTAAAGTCTTTTTTCAGACGAGCAAAGTTATTGCCGTGGATAAGCAATGTGACTCTGTACGGGTGCTTGTTCGCCGGTGGGGACTTCGTGCATCAGTGCGTGATCGCGCAGAGAGAAGACATGGACTGGAGGCACACGAGAAACGTGGCGATCGTGGCGCTGagctttcaagggaacttcaatTACTTCTGGTTGCGAGCCTTAGAGCATCGTTTCCCGGGAAGATCGGCCGGTATGATTTTCCGCAAACTGCTTTTGGACCAAACTTTTGCTTCACCTTTGGCGACCAGTGTCTTCTACACAG GTGTCAGTTTCTTGGAGGGCAAAGAGGACATATTTGCAGATTGGCGAGAAAagttttttaatacatataag acGGGACTGATGTACTGGCCATTCATGCAG tttctgAATTTTGTTCTGATGCCTCTGTACCTGAGGACAGCATTCATGGGCTGTTCAGCGTTCCTGTGGGCCACCTTCTTATGTTTCTCACGACAGAGTGGGGACGGCACGGCAGCAGTGGCCTTAGCTTGGATCATGGCCCCCAAAAAACGGCTTCTAGCTCGCTGTACAGACGAGAAGAAATAG
- the rrn3 gene encoding LOW QUALITY PROTEIN: RNA polymerase I-specific transcription initiation factor RRN3 (The sequence of the model RefSeq protein was modified relative to this genomic sequence to represent the inferred CDS: substituted 1 base at 1 genomic stop codon), translated as MEIEGRDFLNTPPKKTVRFGGTVANTLAKLQKGDTSDYELIKHQLSDPDIKDAQIISWLQEFRTCVTQLGKDHEQLIYVVLKLPWLGRSQAVVEEYLAFLSNLVSAQTVYLRACLRMVVTNFAPKRIRIQEGNVDISDSDDEDENLPRTFDHCHQALQLIARYVPSTSRFLMPILSDKFPFVQKSSRTLECYVHNLLRVSIYIPDLRRDILELIISKMLTLDVSAPRSEIEEVESGAQQDANGASQDECLFDMDEEEDAPLDSSRADGAVMVHPVAERLDTMMAVLLAYIKDICHVNGQDITILXTTERWFVCVFDKVVLPTHASCHVQYYMFYLCSFRLGLAEAFLDHLWKMLQAPNQPPVLRQAAAGYMGSFMARAKFLPVSTVKACLDLLVPWLHLYIDSQDAGSKAFCDINLHGPFYTACQAVFYTLIFRHSAILEGNMKKGLAYLQGLNLERIVMCQLNPLRVCLPAVTNMFAAITRKYQLVFCYTIIERNNRNLLPVVSCSTGGNSVSTNTNPLDTFFPFDPYLLKSSGKLIEPIYQVWEEPSDCMIDVPKKQVRKGSMEEEDDFLHGETPQGDSVVGMTPGSYDSHLHSPRSFGSPPVSFLQRPF; from the exons ATGGAAATCGAGGGCAGGGATTTTCTCAATACACCTCCGAAGAAAACTGTGCGCTTTGGAGGCACAGTCGCCAATACATTAGCGAAGCTACAAAAG GGCGACACAAGTGATTATGAACTGATAAAACATCAACTCTCAGATCCTGATATTAAG GACGCTCAGATTATCAGCTGGCTGCAGGAATTCAGGACCTGTGTCACTCAGCTTGGCAAAGATCATGAGCAGTTAATATATGTTGTTTTG AAGCTGCCATGGCTCGGCCGCAGTCAGGCTGTGGTGGAAGAATACCTGGCTTTTCTGAGCAACCTGGTGTCGGCCCAGACGGTTTATCTCCGAGCCTGTCTCAGAATGGTCGTCACTAATTTTGCACCAA AGAGAATACGAATCCAAGAAGGAAACGTGGATATTTCAGATTCTGATGACGAAGATGAAA ATCTGCCGAGGACATTTGATCACTGTCATCAAGCCTTACAGCTTATTGCAAGATATGTTCCATC AACCAGTCGATTCCTGATGCCAATCCTTTCCGACAAGTTCCCTTTTGTGCAGAAATCCTCCAGAACACTT GAGTGTTACGTGCACAACCTGTTGAGAGTTTCGATCTACATCCCTGACCTGAGGAGAGACATCTTAGAGCTCATCATCAGCAAGATGCTCACGCTAGAT GTTAGTGCACCACGGAGTGAGATTGAAGAAGTGGAAAGTGGAGCTCAGCAAGATGCTAATGGAGCATCACAGGATGAGTGCCTCTTTGACATG GATGAGGAAGAGGACGCTCCACTGGATTCATCGAGAGCTGATGGAGCTGTGATGGTTCATCCGGTAGCAGAGAGACTGGACACAATGATGGCTGTCCTGCTGGCTTATATTAAGGACATTTGCCATGTCAATGGTCAGGATATTACCATTTTATGAACAACAGAA agatggtttgtgtgtgtgtttgataaggTGGTGCTTCCCACTCACGCTTCCTGTCACGTGCAGTACTACATGTTCTATCTGTGCAGCTTCCGCCTGG GTTTGGCTGAAGCTTTTTTGGATCACTTATGGAAGATGTTACAAGCCCCCAACCAGCCCCCCGTCCTGAGACAGGCCGCTGCTGGATACATGGGCAGCTTCATGGCAAGAGCCAAGTTTTTGCCAGTATC GACAGTCAAGGCCTGTCTGGACCTGTTGGTTCCCTGGTTGCACCTTTACATTGACAGTCAGGACGCAGGATCCAAAGCATTCTGTGACATCAATCTGCACGGCCCGTTTTATACAGCCTGCCAGGCTGTGTTTTACACACTCATCTTCAGACACAGTGCCATTCTGGAGGGCAATATGAAGAAAG GGTTGGCGTACCTTCAGGGTTTGAATCTCGAGCGTATAGTGATGTGCCAGCTCAACCCGCTGAGGGTCTGTCTGCCTGCTGTCACCAACATGTTTGCAGCCATCACCAG GAAGTACCAGCTCGTCTTCTGTTACACCATCATTGAGCGAAACAACCGGAACTTGTTGCCAGTGGTGAGCTGTTCAACGGGCGGCAACTCGGTGTCCACTAACACAAACCCTCTGGATACCTTCTTCCCTTTTGATCCGTATCTCCTGAAAAG cTCTGGAAAACTCATTGAGCCAATCTACCAGGTGTGGGAGGAGCCGTCCGATTGTATGATAGATGTGCCCAAGAAGCAAGTGAGAAAG GGGTCTATGGAGGAAGAAGATGACTTTTTGCATGGAGAAACACCTCAGGGTGACTCAGTAGTGGGCATGACTCCGGGCTCTTATGACTCCCATCTGCACAGTCCGCGGAGCTTTGGCTCTCCCCCGGTCTCCTTCCTGCAGCGGCCTTTCTGA
- the LOC109073840 gene encoding transmembrane protein 238-like, with amino-acid sequence MEAAPGGLGRCSCAFWLAVAFDALGLIILLLGVFGDLFFYDFLIYAGAIIIFLSLIWWVFWYTGNIEVPPEELEDDVGLLKKGRGLAGVVRRFSSRLSSGIRNSLRRNGGPRGQGAEPGQVKHRRDGSRAPVAFAMSSQDNVSTVSATVSGGNTLRTETQAI; translated from the coding sequence ATGGAGGCAGCGCCGGGCGGTCTCGGGCGCTGTTCGTGCGCGTTCTGGCTCGCGGTGGCTTTCGACGCTCTTGGTCTCATCATATTATTGCTTGGCGTGTTTGGGGACTTGTTTTTCTACGACTTCTTGATATATGCGGGAGCCATCATCATTTTTCTGAGTCTGATTTGGTGGGTTTTCTGGTACACGGGTAATATTGAGGTGCCCCCCGAGGAGCTCGAGGACGATGTGGGTCTGCTGAAGAAGGGCAGAGGTCTGGCAGGGGTCGTGAGGAGGTTCTCCAGCCGCCTCTCGAGCGGAATCAGAAACTCTCTCCGGAGAAATGGGGGGCCCCGAGGTCAAGGCGCGGAGCCCGGTCAAGTAAAGCACAGGCGAGATGGCAGTCGAGCACCAGTGGCTTTTGCGATGAGCTCTCAGGATAATGTGAGCACTGTGTCTGCGACAGTGAGCGGAGGAAACACTCTCAGAACAGAAACACAGGCCATATGA
- the LOC109073835 gene encoding mpv17-like protein isoform X2 — protein MDWRHTRNVAIVALSFQGNFNYFWLRALEHRFPGRSAGMIFRKLLLDQTFASPLATSVFYTGVSFLEGKEDIFADWREKFFNTYKTGLMYWPFMQFLNFVLMPLYLRTAFMGCSAFLWATFLCFSRQSGDGTAAVALAWIMAPKKRLLARCTDEKK, from the exons ATGGACTGGAGGCACACGAGAAACGTGGCGATCGTGGCGCTGagctttcaagggaacttcaatTACTTCTGGTTGCGAGCCTTAGAGCATCGTTTCCCGGGAAGATCGGCCGGTATGATTTTCCGCAAACTGCTTTTGGACCAAACTTTTGCTTCACCTTTGGCGACCAGTGTCTTCTACACAG GTGTCAGTTTCTTGGAGGGCAAAGAGGACATATTTGCAGATTGGCGAGAAAagttttttaatacatataag acGGGACTGATGTACTGGCCATTCATGCAG tttctgAATTTTGTTCTGATGCCTCTGTACCTGAGGACAGCATTCATGGGCTGTTCAGCGTTCCTGTGGGCCACCTTCTTATGTTTCTCACGACAGAGTGGGGACGGCACGGCAGCAGTGGCCTTAGCTTGGATCATGGCCCCCAAAAAACGGCTTCTAGCTCGCTGTACAGACGAGAAGAAATAG